One genomic segment of Canis lupus baileyi chromosome 33, mCanLup2.hap1, whole genome shotgun sequence includes these proteins:
- the ADH4 gene encoding all-trans-retinol dehydrogenase [NAD(+)] ADH4, producing the protein MSTMGKVIKCKAAIAWETGKPLCIEEIEVAPPKAHEVRVQIIATALCHTDAHPISPKFKEALFPVILGHEGAGIVESVGPGVTNFKPGDKVIPLYMPHCRKCKFCLNPLTNLCKKLSLVKNPIVDQELMEDKTSRFTCKGKPIYHFMGTSTFTQYTVVSDINLAKIDDDVNLERACLFGCGFSTGYGAAINTAKVTPGSTCAVFGLGGVGLSTIMGCKVAGASRIIAIDINNEKFTKAKALGITECLNPRDFNKPIQEVIIEMTNGGVDFAFDCAGGPEAMRAALDCTTVGWGSCTLIGVNSEMSRLTISPVELIMGRTINGTCFGGWKSDSIPKLVTDYKNKKFDLDLLVTHTLPFDKINEAFDIMNQGKSLRIVLTF; encoded by the exons ATGAGCACCATGGGCAAA gtTATTAAGTGCAAAGCAGCTATTGCCTGGGAAACAGGCAAGCCCCTCTGCATAGAAGAGATTGAGGTAGCTCCCCCCAAGGCTCATGAAGTTCGAGTTCAA ATAATTGCCACTGCCCTGTGCCATACTGATGCCCATCCTATCAGTCCTAAATTTAAAGAGGCCCTTTTCCCAGTGATCCTTGGCCATGAGGGTGCAGGAATTGTGGAAAGTGTTGGGCCAGGAGTGACCAACTTCAAACCAG GTGACAAAGTAATTCCACTCTACATGCCTCACTgtagaaaatgcaaattctgtCTGAATCCACTCACAAATTTATGTAAAAAACTCAG tctaGTCAAAAATCCTATTGTTGATCAAGAACTAATGGAAGACAAAACCAGCAGGTTTACCTGCAAAGGAAAACCAATTTACCATTTCATGGGGACCAGTACCTTCACTCAGTACACTGTAGTGTCAGATATAAATCTTGCCAAAATCGATGATGATGTAAATTTAGAGAGAGCTTGTCTGTTTggatgtggattttcaactggcTATGGAGCTGCAATCAACACTGCCAAG GTCACCCCTGGCTCTACTTGTGCTGTCTTTGGCCTAGGAGGCGTTGGGCTTTCCACTATAATGGGTTGTAAAGTAGCAGGAGCTTCCAGAATCATCGCTATTGACATCAACAATGAGAAGTTTACAAAGGCCAAAGCCCTTGGAATCACTGAATGCCTCAATCCTAGAGACTTCAATAAACCCATCCAGGAAGTCATCATTGAAATGACCAATGGAGGTGTGGATTTTGCCTTTGACTGTGCAGGTGGACCTGAAGCCATG AGAGCAGCCCTGGACTGCACAACAGTAGGTTGGGGATCATGTACTTTGATTGGAGTAAACTCTGAAATGTCAAGATTGACTATATCTCCAGTAGAGCTAATAATGGGCCGTACCATAAATGGAACATGCTTTGGTg GTTGGAAAAGCGATTCTATCCCAAAGCTGGTTACTGACTACAAGAATAAGAAATTTGATCTGGATCTATTGGTGACTCACACTCTGCCTTTTGACAAAATCAATGAGGCATTTGACATAATGAACCAAGGAAAAAG CCTTCGGATAGTCCTGACCTTTTGA